Proteins co-encoded in one Acidobacteriota bacterium genomic window:
- a CDS encoding succinate dehydrogenase: MATAAPPSPPAPTPLGIKGGVQPLRAGQGHSYFWRKLHSLTGIVPIGAFLIEHIVSNFEALNGPLAYAQQVKFLNSLPLVRVLEWGLIFIPLAYHALYGVFIAVRGRNNVNVYPWAGNWMYLSQRVTGIIALLYIVQHLYRQRFTGVMLPEHPGAAFAKVQHELSNPWMLAIYVIAMIATTWHFSYGVWLFAAKWGITPGEKARKTFGYVCAVVGIALCLMGLASMYAFVGMDKYKNAPEDVMPETTMSAPAASAPAPVPAVATVAYSK, encoded by the coding sequence ATGGCAACTGCCGCGCCGCCATCCCCCCCCGCCCCCACGCCCCTGGGAATCAAAGGGGGCGTGCAGCCGCTCCGGGCAGGCCAGGGGCATTCATATTTCTGGCGTAAGCTGCATTCGCTCACCGGCATCGTGCCCATCGGCGCCTTCCTGATCGAGCACATCGTCTCCAACTTCGAGGCCCTCAACGGCCCGCTCGCCTACGCGCAGCAGGTCAAGTTCCTCAACAGCCTGCCTTTAGTGCGTGTTCTGGAGTGGGGACTGATCTTCATCCCGCTGGCCTATCACGCCCTCTACGGCGTCTTCATCGCCGTCCGCGGACGCAACAACGTCAACGTCTACCCGTGGGCCGGAAACTGGATGTATCTCTCGCAGCGCGTCACCGGAATCATCGCGCTCCTCTATATAGTCCAGCACCTCTACCGGCAGCGCTTCACCGGAGTCATGCTCCCCGAGCACCCCGGCGCGGCCTTCGCCAAAGTCCAGCACGAACTCTCGAACCCCTGGATGCTCGCCATCTACGTCATCGCCATGATCGCCACCACCTGGCACTTCAGCTACGGCGTCTGGCTCTTCGCCGCCAAGTGGGGCATCACCCCCGGCGAGAAAGCCCGCAAGACCTTCGGCTACGTCTGCGCCGTCGTCGGAATCGCGCTCTGCCTGATGGGACTCGCCAGCATGTACGCCTTCGTCGGCATGGACAAGTACAAGAACGCGCCAGAAGACGTAATGCCTGAAACGACGATGTCAGCTCCTGCGGCCTCCGCGCCTGCACCCGTACCGGCAGTCGCCACCGTCGCATATTCGAAATAG
- a CDS encoding non-canonical purine NTP pyrophosphatase, which produces MTLYIATSNPGKLRDFAAANTHHIPIESLPNLASIAPPPEDEPSFAGNARCKAIYYSRLAPDAIVIADDSGLEADALHGAPGVRSARYADDLGVQTGSDLPLDERNNLCLLQALIKMPRPDRTGRYRCVLSAARNGEVIAEGDGSVEGLILASPRGAGGFGYDPLFYLPALDKTMAEIDAATKLTLSHRGRAFRELIDALNKLGLIQS; this is translated from the coding sequence ATGACTCTCTACATAGCAACCTCCAACCCCGGCAAGCTGCGCGACTTCGCCGCCGCCAACACCCATCACATCCCCATCGAGTCTCTGCCGAACCTCGCCAGCATCGCCCCTCCGCCCGAGGACGAGCCCAGCTTCGCAGGCAACGCCCGCTGCAAGGCCATCTACTACTCGCGGCTCGCTCCCGATGCCATCGTCATCGCCGACGACTCCGGACTCGAGGCCGACGCGCTTCATGGCGCTCCAGGCGTCCGCTCCGCCCGTTACGCCGACGACCTCGGCGTTCAAACCGGAAGCGATCTCCCTCTCGACGAGCGCAACAACCTCTGCCTGCTGCAAGCTCTCATCAAAATGCCGCGGCCCGATCGCACTGGCCGATACCGTTGCGTCCTCTCGGCAGCACGCAACGGCGAGGTCATCGCCGAGGGCGACGGCTCTGTCGAAGGACTCATCCTCGCCTCACCACGCGGAGCCGGCGGCTTCGGCTACGATCCCCTCTTCTACCTGCCCGCCCTCGACAAAACCATGGCCGAGATCGACGCAGCCACAAAACTCACCCTCAGCCATCGCGGGCGCGCTTTCCGCGAGTTGATCGACGCTCTCAACAAACTCGGCCTGATTCAGTCGTAA